One Symphalangus syndactylus isolate Jambi chromosome 20, NHGRI_mSymSyn1-v2.1_pri, whole genome shotgun sequence DNA segment encodes these proteins:
- the CYB5D1 gene encoding cytochrome b5 domain-containing protein 1 isoform X1, whose amino-acid sequence MPRRGLVAGPDLEYFQRRYFTPAEVAQHNRPEDLWVSYLGRVYDLTSLAQEYKGNLLLKPIVEVAGQDISHWFDPKTRDIRKHIDPLTGCLRYCTPWGRFVHVPPQLPCSDWANDFGKPWWQGSYYEVGRLSAKTRSIRIINTLTSQEHTLEVGVLESIWEILHRYLPYNAHAASYTWKYEGKKLNMDFTLEENGIRDEEEEFDYLNMDGTLHTPAILLYFNDDLTEL is encoded by the exons ATGCCGCGCCGGGGCCTGGTGGCTGGGCCAGACTTGGAGTATTTTCAGCGTCGCTATTTCACGCCGGCGGAGGTGGCCCAACATAACAGGCCCGAAGACCTCTGGGTATCTTACCTGGGACGCGTGTACGACCTAACGTCATTGGCACAGGAATACAAGG GGAACCTGCTGCTGAAACCCATCGTGGAAGTTGCAGGCCAGGATATCAGCCACTGGTTTGATCCAAAGACCAGAGAC ATCCGCAAGCACATAGATCCGCTGACCGGCTGCCTGAGGTACTGCACCCCGTGGGGCCGCTTTGTGCACGTTCCGCCTCAGCTGCCCTGTTCGGACTGGGCCAACGATTTTGGGAAGCCCTGGTGGCAGGGGTCGTATTATGAGGTGGGGCGGCTGTCTGCCAAGACCCGGAGCATCCGCATCATTAACACGCTCACGTCGCAGGAGCACACACTGGAG GTGGGGGTTCTGGAGTCCATATGGGAAATCCTACACCGCTATCTCCCCTATAACGCACATGCTGCCAGCTACACGTGGAAATATGAAGGGAAGAAACTGAACATGGATTTTACCCTGGAAGAGAATGGGATCCGGGATGAGGAGGAAGAATTTGACTATCTCAATATGGACGGTACACTTCACACACCTGCAATACTTCTGTACTTCAATGATGATCTCACAGAGTTGTAG
- the CYB5D1 gene encoding cytochrome b5 domain-containing protein 1 isoform X2 — translation MPRRGLVAGPDLEYFQRRYFTPAEVAQHNRPEDLWVSYLGRVYDLTSLAQEYKGNLLLKPIVEVAGQDISHWFDPKTRDIRKHIDPLTGCLRYCTPWGRFVHVPPQLPCSDWANDFGKPWWQGSYYEVGRLSAKTRSIRIINTLTSQEHTLELHVEI, via the exons ATGCCGCGCCGGGGCCTGGTGGCTGGGCCAGACTTGGAGTATTTTCAGCGTCGCTATTTCACGCCGGCGGAGGTGGCCCAACATAACAGGCCCGAAGACCTCTGGGTATCTTACCTGGGACGCGTGTACGACCTAACGTCATTGGCACAGGAATACAAGG GGAACCTGCTGCTGAAACCCATCGTGGAAGTTGCAGGCCAGGATATCAGCCACTGGTTTGATCCAAAGACCAGAGAC ATCCGCAAGCACATAGATCCGCTGACCGGCTGCCTGAGGTACTGCACCCCGTGGGGCCGCTTTGTGCACGTTCCGCCTCAGCTGCCCTGTTCGGACTGGGCCAACGATTTTGGGAAGCCCTGGTGGCAGGGGTCGTATTATGAGGTGGGGCGGCTGTCTGCCAAGACCCGGAGCATCCGCATCATTAACACGCTCACGTCGCAGGAGCACACACTGGAG CTACACGTGGAAATATGA
- the NAA38 gene encoding N-alpha-acetyltransferase 38, NatC auxiliary subunit isoform X3 yields MALALSVTGSLGYSFAPQHVLTTATTSVASGSRGDSDGEREDSAAARARQQLEALLNKTMRIRMTDGRTLVGCFLCTDRDCNVILGSAQEFLKPSDSFSAGEPRVLGLAMVPGHHIVSIEVQRENLTGPPYL; encoded by the exons ATGGCTCTTGCTCTGTCGGTCACTGGATCTCTTGGTTACTCCTTTGCTCCTCAGCACGTACTCACTACTGCTACGACCTCCGTCGCGTCCGGGAGCCGAGGG GATTCGGACGGAGAGCGCGAGGACTCCGCGGCTGCGCGCGCCCGGCAGCAGCTAGAGGCCCTGCTCAACAAGACTATGCGCATTCGCATGACAGATGGACGGACACTAGTCGGCTGCTTCCTCTGCACTGACCGTGACTGCAATGTCATCCTGGGTTCGGCGCAGGAGTTCCTCAAGCCGTCCG ATTCCTTCTCTGCCGGGGAGCCCCGTGTGCTGGGCCTGGCCATGGTACCAGGACACCACATCGTTTCCATTGAGGTGCAGAGGGAGAATCTGACCGGGCCTCCATATCTCTGA
- the NAA38 gene encoding N-alpha-acetyltransferase 38, NatC auxiliary subunit isoform X2, whose product MAGAGPTMLLREENGCCSRRQSSSSAGVSTGSGSGTKGQSSSKMEGLWFRGRAAGAARSERLLHPAQDSDGEREDSAAARARQQLEALLNKTMRIRMTDGRTLVGCFLCTDRDCNVILGSAQEFLKPSDSFSAGEPRVLGLAMVPGHHIVSIEVQRENLTGPPYL is encoded by the exons ATGGCCGGAGCTGGACCGACCATGCTGCTACGAGAAGAGAATGGCTGTTGCAGTCGGCGTCAGAGCAGCTCTAGTGCCGGGGTTAGCACGGGCTCTGGTTCTGGGACTAAGGGGCAGTCAAGCAGCAAGATGGAGGGG CTGTGGTTCCGCGGGCGGGCAGCCGGGGCTGCGCGGTCTGAGCGCTTGTTACACCCCGCGCAGGATTCGGACGGAGAGCGCGAGGACTCCGCGGCTGCGCGCGCCCGGCAGCAGCTAGAGGCCCTGCTCAACAAGACTATGCGCATTCGCATGACAGATGGACGGACACTAGTCGGCTGCTTCCTCTGCACTGACCGTGACTGCAATGTCATCCTGGGTTCGGCGCAGGAGTTCCTCAAGCCGTCCG ATTCCTTCTCTGCCGGGGAGCCCCGTGTGCTGGGCCTGGCCATGGTACCAGGACACCACATCGTTTCCATTGAGGTGCAGAGGGAGAATCTGACCGGGCCTCCATATCTCTGA
- the NAA38 gene encoding N-alpha-acetyltransferase 38, NatC auxiliary subunit isoform X4, whose amino-acid sequence MAGAGPTMLLREENGCCSRRQSSSSAGDSDGEREDSAAARARQQLEALLNKTMRIRMTDGRTLVGCFLCTDRDCNVILGSAQEFLKPSGQCPGNAHPPDSFSAGEPRVLGLAMVPGHHIVSIEVQRENLTGPPYL is encoded by the exons ATGGCCGGAGCTGGACCGACCATGCTGCTACGAGAAGAGAATGGCTGTTGCAGTCGGCGTCAGAGCAGCTCTAGTGCCGGG GATTCGGACGGAGAGCGCGAGGACTCCGCGGCTGCGCGCGCCCGGCAGCAGCTAGAGGCCCTGCTCAACAAGACTATGCGCATTCGCATGACAGATGGACGGACACTAGTCGGCTGCTTCCTCTGCACTGACCGTGACTGCAATGTCATCCTGGGTTCGGCGCAGGAGTTCCTCAAGCCGTCCGGTCAGTGCCCGGGGAATGCACACCC TCCAGATTCCTTCTCTGCCGGGGAGCCCCGTGTGCTGGGCCTGGCCATGGTACCAGGACACCACATCGTTTCCATTGAGGTGCAGAGGGAGAATCTGACCGGGCCTCCATATCTCTGA
- the NAA38 gene encoding N-alpha-acetyltransferase 38, NatC auxiliary subunit isoform X5, translated as MAGAGPTMLLREENGCCSRRQSSSSAGDSDGEREDSAAARARQQLEALLNKTMRIRMTDGRTLVGCFLCTDRDCNVILGSAQEFLKPSDSFSAGEPRVLGLAMVPGHHIVSIEVQRENLTGPPYL; from the exons ATGGCCGGAGCTGGACCGACCATGCTGCTACGAGAAGAGAATGGCTGTTGCAGTCGGCGTCAGAGCAGCTCTAGTGCCGGG GATTCGGACGGAGAGCGCGAGGACTCCGCGGCTGCGCGCGCCCGGCAGCAGCTAGAGGCCCTGCTCAACAAGACTATGCGCATTCGCATGACAGATGGACGGACACTAGTCGGCTGCTTCCTCTGCACTGACCGTGACTGCAATGTCATCCTGGGTTCGGCGCAGGAGTTCCTCAAGCCGTCCG ATTCCTTCTCTGCCGGGGAGCCCCGTGTGCTGGGCCTGGCCATGGTACCAGGACACCACATCGTTTCCATTGAGGTGCAGAGGGAGAATCTGACCGGGCCTCCATATCTCTGA
- the NAA38 gene encoding N-alpha-acetyltransferase 38, NatC auxiliary subunit isoform X1 has product MAVAVGVRAALVPGLARALVLGLRGSQAARWRGWGTAAPGSLWASCERPAGRRELWFRGRAAGAARSERLLHPAQDSDGEREDSAAARARQQLEALLNKTMRIRMTDGRTLVGCFLCTDRDCNVILGSAQEFLKPSDSFSAGEPRVLGLAMVPGHHIVSIEVQRENLTGPPYL; this is encoded by the exons ATGGCTGTTGCAGTCGGCGTCAGAGCAGCTCTAGTGCCGGGGTTAGCACGGGCTCTGGTTCTGGGACTAAGGGGCAGTCAAGCAGCAAGATGGAGGGGGTGGGGAACTGCAGCTCCCGGCAGCCTCTGGGCTTCGTGTGAGCGCCCCGCGGGCCGCCGGGAGCTGTGGTTCCGCGGGCGGGCAGCCGGGGCTGCGCGGTCTGAGCGCTTGTTACACCCCGCGCAGGATTCGGACGGAGAGCGCGAGGACTCCGCGGCTGCGCGCGCCCGGCAGCAGCTAGAGGCCCTGCTCAACAAGACTATGCGCATTCGCATGACAGATGGACGGACACTAGTCGGCTGCTTCCTCTGCACTGACCGTGACTGCAATGTCATCCTGGGTTCGGCGCAGGAGTTCCTCAAGCCGTCCG ATTCCTTCTCTGCCGGGGAGCCCCGTGTGCTGGGCCTGGCCATGGTACCAGGACACCACATCGTTTCCATTGAGGTGCAGAGGGAGAATCTGACCGGGCCTCCATATCTCTGA
- the TMEM88 gene encoding transmembrane protein 88 isoform X1, with protein MADVPGAQRAVPGGGPEPRDPLDCWACAVLVTAQNLLVAAFNLLLLALVLGTILLPAVTMLGFGFLCHSQDLKPGIFRPALPPPLPDRSPSIPLGAAASVDPMLRKAPTSRKTHFPFTTHISILNIWAGTCTPPPQPRREWDNNLVPSFYGAALPVFPGLGDGAGGEGVSTHQ; from the exons ATGGCGGATGTCCCCGGGGCACAGCGAGCTGTTCCCGGTGGCGGCCCAGAGCCCCGGGACCCCCTGGACTGTTGGGCCTGCGCTGTTCTTGTAACAGCCCAGAATCTGCTGGTGGCTGCCTTCAATCTTCTCCTGCTGGCGCTGGTGCTAGGGACCATCTTGCTACCTGCTGTCACCATGCTGGGCTTCGGCTTCCTCTGCCACTCTCAG GACTTGAAGCCCGGCATCTTCCGacctgccctgcccccacccctgcctgatCGGAGTCCTAGCATCCCCTTGGGAGCAGCAGCGTCAGTGGACCCAATGCTGAGAAAAGCCCCCACATCCCGGAAAACCCACTTTCCTTTCACTACCCACATCTCAATCCTGAACATCTGGGCTGGAACCTGCACACCTCCCCCTCAGCCCCGTCGTGAATGGGACAACAATCTCGTGCCCTCTTTTTATGGTGCAGCTCTTCCAGTATTTCCGGGGCTGGGGGACGGGGCTGGAGGGGAAGGAGTGTCCACGCATCAATAA
- the TMEM88 gene encoding transmembrane protein 88 isoform X2 gives MADVPGAQRAVPGGGPEPRDPLDCWACAVLVTAQNLLVAAFNLLLLALVLGTILLPAVTMLGFGFLCHSQFLRSQAPPCTAHLRDPGFTALLVTGFLLLVPLLVLALASYRRLCLRLRLADCLVPYSRALYRRRRAPQPRQIRASPGSQAVPTSEKVWV, from the exons ATGGCGGATGTCCCCGGGGCACAGCGAGCTGTTCCCGGTGGCGGCCCAGAGCCCCGGGACCCCCTGGACTGTTGGGCCTGCGCTGTTCTTGTAACAGCCCAGAATCTGCTGGTGGCTGCCTTCAATCTTCTCCTGCTGGCGCTGGTGCTAGGGACCATCTTGCTACCTGCTGTCACCATGCTGGGCTTCGGCTTCCTCTGCCACTCTCAG TTCCTGCGCTCCCAGGCACCCCCTTGCACCGCGCACCTGCGGGACCCCGGTTTCACGGCCCTACTGGTCACCGGATTCCTGCTTCTCGTGCCGCTGCTCGTGCTTGCTCTGGCCAGCTACCGCCGCCTCTGCCTGCGCCTCCGCCTAGCCGATTGCCTCGTGCCCTACAGCCGAGCCCTTTATCGGCGTCGGCGCGCCCCGCAGCCGCGGCAAATCCGGGCCTCACCCGGGTCCCAGGCCGTTCCCACATCAGAAAAGGTCTGGGTCTAA